One segment of Streptomyces sp. NA02950 DNA contains the following:
- a CDS encoding acyl carrier protein gives MKDLEEFIALIREEIGLLVTVEDAERGLHDLPGWDSVHLLWLVTALEEWAGRSVSVIDLLEAPSLASIYGLVAAD, from the coding sequence ATGAAGGACCTCGAAGAGTTCATCGCCCTGATCCGCGAGGAGATCGGGCTGCTCGTGACCGTCGAGGACGCCGAGCGTGGTCTGCACGACCTGCCCGGGTGGGACTCCGTCCACCTGCTGTGGCTCGTCACCGCCCTGGAGGAGTGGGCGGGACGGAGCGTCAGCGTCATCGATCTGCTCGAGGCACCGAGCCTCGCGTCCATCTACGGCCTGGTGGCGGCCGACTGA
- a CDS encoding HAD family hydrolase gives MSADVSAAAELRNLAEAGRLVAEYPRAGRLAARLSGADLLRAGRLLARLDPEDITRTHTEVPLVTIGITGHGTLAALAPALAAQLARHGLVARTALSDFDNYVFDLLDPAGALNTARPDLVLCVLDPMIVFDEVPVVWGADDVARVAAEKLALIERLAARFAETPGTLVLNTMPLLPGHTRQLVDHRSRGRLGAVWREANARLLRLAEDNPSVVVLDLDPIAAQGVPVSDDRLSTYAKAHLTDGLLSAYAEEIGHLARQLTGHAKKCLVLDLDNTLWGGVLGDDGVDGIEIGDGHRGEAFLAFQRVVRQLGAQGVLLAAISKNEPEAVTRALREHPRMALCEEDFVHIVANWQPKHDNLRQLAETLGLSVDSFVFVDDSAFERELVRRELPGVAVIDVDGEPAWHRRALLRDGWFDVREVTAEDRVRASRYREGAARKSFLDSFDSTEDYLRELGVHLRIGPATEAEVPRVAQLTLRTNQFNLTGERLQPADVLALTKDPAALTLAVHARDRFGDHGLVGAVLARRDGDLLRINNFLLSCRVFSRSIEEACLSWVLRQARDTGATAVVGRYRETAKNRRVVDFYPRNGFVPIAGRPEDGARGGAEVLTFRHPLTDIAPVPSHIRIDDTPQGDLP, from the coding sequence GTGTCCGCTGACGTTTCGGCCGCGGCCGAGCTGCGCAATCTGGCCGAAGCGGGCCGGCTGGTCGCCGAGTACCCGCGAGCGGGCCGGCTGGCGGCCCGCCTCTCGGGGGCGGATCTGCTGCGCGCCGGACGGCTGCTCGCCCGGCTCGACCCCGAGGACATAACCCGGACCCACACCGAAGTGCCCCTTGTCACCATCGGCATCACCGGTCACGGCACCCTCGCGGCACTGGCCCCGGCGCTGGCCGCGCAGCTGGCCCGGCACGGCCTGGTGGCGCGCACGGCACTGTCCGACTTCGACAACTACGTCTTCGACCTGCTCGACCCCGCAGGCGCCCTGAACACGGCCCGCCCGGACCTCGTCCTGTGCGTCCTGGACCCGATGATCGTGTTCGATGAGGTGCCGGTGGTCTGGGGCGCCGACGACGTGGCCCGGGTCGCGGCGGAGAAGCTCGCCCTGATCGAACGGCTCGCCGCCCGGTTCGCCGAGACCCCCGGCACGCTGGTGCTCAACACGATGCCCCTGCTGCCGGGCCACACCCGCCAGCTCGTGGACCACCGGTCCCGCGGCCGACTGGGCGCGGTGTGGCGGGAGGCCAACGCACGGCTGCTGCGGCTGGCCGAGGACAACCCCTCGGTCGTCGTACTCGACCTGGACCCCATCGCCGCACAGGGGGTGCCGGTCAGCGACGACAGGCTCAGCACCTACGCCAAGGCTCATCTGACCGACGGCCTGCTCTCCGCGTACGCGGAGGAGATCGGCCACCTGGCCCGGCAACTGACCGGACACGCCAAGAAATGTCTCGTGCTCGACCTCGACAACACCCTCTGGGGTGGCGTGCTCGGCGACGACGGAGTGGACGGCATCGAGATCGGCGATGGCCACCGCGGTGAGGCGTTCCTGGCGTTCCAGCGGGTCGTCCGCCAGCTCGGCGCGCAGGGCGTCCTGCTCGCGGCCATCAGCAAGAACGAGCCCGAGGCGGTGACCCGGGCCCTGCGCGAGCACCCGCGCATGGCCCTGTGCGAGGAGGACTTCGTCCACATCGTCGCCAACTGGCAGCCCAAGCACGACAACCTGCGGCAGCTGGCCGAGACCCTGGGCCTGTCCGTCGACAGCTTCGTCTTCGTCGACGACAGCGCCTTCGAACGCGAGTTGGTCCGCCGCGAGCTGCCGGGCGTCGCGGTGATCGACGTGGACGGCGAACCCGCCTGGCACCGGCGTGCCCTGCTGCGCGACGGCTGGTTCGATGTGCGGGAGGTCACCGCCGAGGACCGGGTCCGGGCCTCCCGCTACCGGGAGGGGGCGGCACGCAAGAGCTTCCTCGACAGCTTCGACTCGACCGAGGACTACCTGCGCGAGCTGGGCGTCCACCTCCGCATCGGACCGGCCACCGAGGCCGAGGTGCCCAGGGTCGCCCAACTCACCCTTCGTACCAATCAGTTCAACCTGACCGGCGAGCGGCTGCAGCCCGCTGACGTACTCGCCCTGACGAAGGACCCCGCGGCGCTCACGCTGGCCGTCCACGCCCGTGACCGGTTCGGCGACCACGGACTGGTCGGCGCGGTCCTGGCGCGGCGCGACGGCGACCTGCTGCGCATCAACAACTTCCTGCTGAGCTGCCGGGTCTTCTCCCGGTCCATCGAAGAGGCCTGCTTGTCCTGGGTGCTGCGGCAGGCCCGGGACACCGGCGCCACCGCCGTCGTCGGCCGCTACCGCGAGACCGCCAAGAACCGGCGTGTCGTCGACTTCTACCCGCGGAACGGCTTCGTCCCGATCGCTGGCCGCCCGGAGGACGGCGCCCGCGGCGGCGCCGAAGTGCTGACCTTCCGGCACCCGCTGACCGACATCGCCCCGGTGCCCTCGCATATCCGCATCGACGACACCCCCCAAGGCGACCTCCCATGA
- a CDS encoding ABC transporter ATP-binding protein: MPRILPYIKPYRWAVALLLLITTLEAVITVASPLLFKVLIDRGIIPRDNGIVLTVALSVAGLALLEAAAAFTQSLYSARISEGLIFDLRTEVFQHVQKQPLAFFTRAQTGALVSRLNTDVVGAQQALTTLLSTVVSGVLSLALVLGTMFYLSWLITVVALLLLPFFVLPGKIIGRRMQRLMRESMEQNAEMGQLMHERFNVSGALLSKLYGRPAQETQLFRKRAGRVRDIGVVTFVYSRMLMVSVTLMATLATAVTYGVGGALVIRDAFELGTLVALAALLTRLFGPINQLSSLQANVMTALVSFDRLFELLDLKPLIAEKPDATEASGGGRQSPEIRFEDVSFRYPAASDVSLASLESIALPSQVRKGNALTLKDLTFKLPAGTLTALVGPSGAGKTTISHLVPRLYDPTSGTVRIGGVDARDLTLDSLRETIGMVTQDAHLFHDTLRANLMYARPDATEDDLAEACKAAQIWDLISSLPDGLDTIVGDRGYRLSGGEKQRIALARLLLKAPPVVVLDEATAHLDSESEAAVQRALKTALAGRTSLVIAHRLSTIREADQILVVEGGEIREQGVHEDLLLQGGLYAELYRTQFAAQRPLAEDPQPVAQLAGGTDPFGGPGGPQHFGGPQFGLPAGPPPGGPGGPGSFSGPGGPRGPGGPDPFGAPGGPPPGGPRQAVPDGPPPGASAPAGSAEGVPAGPPPLRILGGGDLRPHGTDTEPTGR, translated from the coding sequence GTGCCGCGGATTCTCCCCTACATCAAGCCCTACCGCTGGGCCGTGGCGCTTCTCCTGCTGATCACCACCCTGGAAGCTGTGATCACGGTGGCGAGCCCCTTGCTGTTCAAGGTCCTCATCGACAGGGGGATCATCCCCCGGGACAACGGCATCGTCCTGACCGTGGCCTTGAGCGTCGCCGGTCTCGCGCTGCTGGAGGCTGCCGCGGCCTTCACCCAGAGCCTGTACTCGGCCCGCATCAGCGAGGGGCTGATCTTCGATCTGCGCACCGAGGTCTTCCAGCACGTCCAGAAGCAGCCGCTCGCCTTCTTCACGCGGGCGCAGACCGGCGCGCTCGTCAGTCGGCTCAACACGGACGTGGTGGGGGCTCAACAGGCCCTCACCACGCTGCTGTCGACGGTCGTGTCCGGGGTCCTCTCGCTCGCCCTGGTGCTCGGCACGATGTTCTACCTCTCCTGGCTGATCACCGTCGTCGCCCTGCTCCTCCTGCCGTTCTTCGTTCTGCCCGGCAAGATCATCGGTCGGCGGATGCAGCGGCTCATGCGGGAGTCGATGGAGCAGAACGCCGAGATGGGCCAGCTGATGCACGAGCGCTTCAACGTGTCGGGCGCGCTGCTGTCCAAGCTGTACGGCCGGCCGGCCCAGGAGACCCAGCTGTTCCGCAAGCGGGCCGGCCGGGTCCGCGACATCGGCGTCGTCACCTTCGTCTACTCCCGGATGCTCATGGTCTCCGTCACCCTGATGGCGACCCTGGCCACCGCCGTGACCTACGGCGTCGGCGGCGCCCTCGTCATCCGCGACGCCTTCGAGCTCGGCACGCTGGTCGCCCTGGCCGCACTGCTCACCCGGCTGTTCGGACCGATCAACCAGCTGTCCAGCCTCCAGGCCAATGTGATGACGGCGCTCGTCAGCTTCGACCGGCTCTTCGAACTGCTCGACCTCAAGCCCCTGATCGCGGAGAAGCCCGACGCCACGGAGGCGTCCGGCGGCGGCAGGCAGTCCCCCGAGATCCGGTTCGAGGACGTCAGCTTCCGCTACCCGGCCGCCTCCGACGTCTCCCTCGCCTCGCTGGAGTCGATCGCGCTTCCCTCACAGGTGCGCAAGGGCAACGCACTGACCCTCAAGGACCTCACCTTCAAGCTCCCGGCGGGCACGCTCACCGCGCTGGTCGGGCCCTCCGGCGCGGGTAAGACCACGATCAGCCACCTGGTGCCCCGGCTGTACGACCCCACCTCCGGAACCGTCCGGATCGGTGGTGTCGACGCCCGCGACCTGACCCTTGACTCGCTCCGGGAGACCATCGGCATGGTCACCCAGGACGCGCATCTGTTCCACGACACCCTGCGGGCCAACCTGATGTACGCCCGCCCGGACGCCACCGAGGACGATCTGGCCGAGGCCTGCAAGGCAGCCCAGATCTGGGACCTGATCTCGTCCCTGCCCGACGGCCTGGACACCATTGTCGGGGACCGCGGCTACCGGCTGTCCGGCGGCGAGAAGCAGCGGATCGCCCTGGCCCGGCTGCTCCTCAAGGCGCCCCCGGTCGTCGTCCTCGACGAGGCCACCGCGCACCTGGACTCGGAGTCGGAGGCCGCCGTCCAGCGCGCGCTGAAGACCGCACTCGCGGGCCGCACCTCCCTGGTGATCGCCCACCGGCTGTCCACCATCCGCGAGGCCGACCAGATCCTGGTCGTCGAGGGCGGCGAGATCCGGGAGCAGGGCGTCCACGAGGACCTGCTGCTGCAAGGCGGGCTCTACGCGGAGCTCTACCGCACCCAGTTCGCCGCGCAGCGCCCCCTGGCCGAGGACCCCCAACCCGTCGCCCAGCTCGCGGGCGGCACCGATCCCTTCGGCGGCCCCGGTGGCCCGCAGCACTTCGGTGGCCCGCAGTTCGGCCTGCCCGCCGGTCCGCCCCCCGGCGGCCCCGGCGGCCCGGGGAGCTTCAGCGGCCCGGGCGGGCCGCGTGGCCCGGGTGGCCCGGATCCCTTCGGCGCCCCCGGCGGTCCGCCGCCGGGCGGCCCCCGGCAGGCCGTACCCGATGGCCCGCCGCCCGGCGCGTCCGCGCCCGCCGGCTCGGCCGAGGGCGTCCCCGCCGGCCCGCCTCCGCTGCGGATCCTGGGCGGCGGCGACCTCCGTCCCCACGGGACGGACACCGAACCGACGGGGAGGTGA
- a CDS encoding MbtH family protein: protein MANPFDNEDGVFYALVNDEGQYSLWPTFADVPAGWEIAFGEDTRRACLDYIEETWTDMRPKSLIEEMKQYERAL, encoded by the coding sequence ATGGCGAATCCGTTCGACAACGAGGACGGTGTGTTCTACGCGCTCGTCAACGATGAGGGGCAGTACTCCCTCTGGCCCACGTTCGCGGACGTTCCGGCAGGCTGGGAGATTGCGTTCGGCGAGGACACCCGGAGGGCCTGCCTCGACTACATCGAGGAGACCTGGACGGATATGCGCCCCAAGAGCCTCATCGAGGAAATGAAGCAGTACGAGCGCGCTCTGTAA
- a CDS encoding IS1380 family transposase, whose protein sequence is MKHSIGSYPRVRVQDDGRQVVSQAGSVLLVETVRKTGLDQAISQALVPWRKPRAVHDPGKALLDVALAVALGGDCLADVAMLRCEPAVFGPVASDPTISRLIDTLAASGDKALHAIRSARSEVRHRAWSLAGKNAPDADGQVVIDLDGVLVIAHSDKEDAAATWKKTYGHHPLTAFVDHGPGGTGEPVAALLRPGNAGSNTAADHIATAQLALAQLPKKYRRGRQTLIRTDSAGGTHDFVSWLAKRGRWLSYSVGMVITEAIHEHVLQIPASAWTPAVKTDGEARDGAWVAELTGKLLDGWPEGMRLIVRKERPHPGAQLRITDADGMRITCFATNTPNRPIAELELRHRLRARAEDRIRAARSTGLRNLPLHTTAQNKVWLEIVQIALDLLAWMPMLALTGKARLWEPRRLRFRLFSAAAQLVTTGRRRILRLAQHWPWTREITAALERLAILPTPG, encoded by the coding sequence GTGAAGCACTCTATCGGGTCCTACCCCCGTGTCCGTGTCCAGGATGACGGCCGCCAGGTCGTCTCCCAGGCCGGGTCGGTCCTGCTCGTCGAAACGGTCCGCAAGACCGGTCTCGACCAGGCCATATCCCAGGCTCTGGTTCCGTGGCGCAAACCTCGGGCCGTTCACGATCCCGGCAAGGCCCTCCTGGACGTCGCCCTGGCGGTCGCACTGGGCGGGGACTGCCTCGCGGACGTGGCGATGCTGCGGTGCGAGCCAGCCGTCTTCGGCCCGGTCGCCTCCGACCCGACCATCTCCCGCCTGATCGACACCCTCGCCGCCTCCGGCGACAAAGCCCTGCATGCCATCCGGTCCGCACGGTCTGAAGTCCGCCATCGTGCCTGGTCGTTGGCCGGCAAGAACGCCCCGGACGCCGACGGCCAGGTCGTCATCGATCTCGACGGCGTCCTCGTGATCGCCCACTCTGACAAGGAGGACGCAGCAGCGACCTGGAAGAAGACCTACGGCCATCACCCGCTGACAGCTTTCGTCGACCACGGACCGGGCGGAACCGGTGAGCCGGTCGCCGCCCTCCTCCGACCGGGAAACGCAGGCTCGAACACCGCTGCCGACCACATCGCCACCGCCCAACTGGCCCTCGCCCAGCTGCCGAAGAAGTACCGGCGAGGGCGGCAGACGCTGATCCGCACGGACTCCGCCGGCGGAACCCACGACTTCGTGTCCTGGCTCGCGAAACGAGGCCGATGGCTGTCCTACTCGGTCGGCATGGTGATCACCGAGGCGATCCACGAACACGTACTGCAGATCCCAGCCTCAGCCTGGACCCCGGCCGTCAAGACCGATGGCGAGGCCCGTGACGGGGCCTGGGTCGCCGAGCTCACCGGCAAGCTCCTGGACGGCTGGCCCGAAGGCATGCGACTGATCGTCCGAAAGGAACGACCACATCCCGGCGCCCAGTTGAGGATCACGGACGCGGACGGCATGCGGATCACGTGCTTCGCGACCAACACCCCAAACCGGCCGATCGCTGAGCTCGAGCTCCGTCACCGGCTGCGGGCCAGGGCCGAGGACCGGATCCGAGCCGCCCGGTCCACCGGCCTGCGCAACCTGCCCCTTCACACAACAGCCCAGAACAAGGTCTGGCTGGAGATCGTCCAGATTGCCCTCGACCTGCTGGCCTGGATGCCCATGCTCGCCCTCACCGGCAAGGCCCGGCTCTGGGAACCCCGCCGACTGCGGTTCCGCCTGTTCTCCGCAGCCGCCCAACTCGTCACCACCGGCCGCCGCAGAATCCTCCGCCTCGCCCAGCACTGGCCCTGGACCAGGGAGATCACTGCCGCCCTCGAACGACTCGCGATCCTGCCCACCCCCGGCTGA
- a CDS encoding IS1380 family transposase, translated as MKKRIGSYPRVRVEGGGRGVVSQAGAVLLVETIRKSGLDTAISAALEPWRKARAVHDPGKILLDVALAVALGGDCLADVGLLRAEPAVFGPVASDPTVSRLINTLASGGQRVLAALRTARAEVRERVWRLAGEAAPDTGGQVIVDIDGVLVLAHSEKQDAAATWKKTFGHHPLMGFVDHGRSGSGEPVVGLLRPGNAGSNTAADHIEATRLALAQLPKRLRRGRQTLIRTDSGGGTHEFVAWLARRGRWLSYSVGMTITDAIHQAVLKVPASAWTPAVEPDGDIRDGAWVAELGGDCLTGWPNGLRLIVRKERPHPGAQLRFTDADGMRLTCFATNTAGEAIAALELRHRQRARAEDRIRAARATGLRNLPHHGAAQNQIWLEIVQIALDLLAWMPLLALTGKARLWEPRRLRLRLFSAAAQLITTGRRRYLRLARHWPWADVISDALDRLRVLPNPG; from the coding sequence GTGAAGAAGCGTATCGGGTCCTACCCGCGTGTCCGCGTCGAGGGCGGCGGTCGTGGGGTCGTCTCGCAGGCCGGGGCCGTGCTGCTGGTCGAGACGATCCGCAAGTCCGGTCTCGACACGGCGATATCGGCGGCGCTTGAGCCGTGGCGGAAGGCCCGGGCGGTGCACGATCCGGGCAAGATCCTGCTGGATGTCGCGCTCGCGGTGGCACTCGGCGGGGACTGCCTGGCCGACGTGGGCTTGCTGCGGGCTGAGCCGGCCGTGTTCGGGCCGGTAGCCTCCGACCCCACGGTCTCCCGGCTGATCAACACGCTGGCGTCGGGCGGACAGCGGGTCCTGGCAGCACTGCGCACCGCCCGTGCTGAAGTACGCGAACGCGTATGGCGGTTGGCCGGTGAAGCAGCGCCGGACACGGGCGGGCAGGTGATCGTGGACATCGACGGCGTCCTCGTCCTGGCCCACTCCGAGAAGCAGGACGCAGCCGCGACCTGGAAGAAGACGTTCGGCCACCACCCGCTGATGGGATTCGTCGACCACGGCCGCAGCGGGTCCGGCGAGCCGGTCGTGGGCCTGCTGCGGCCCGGCAACGCGGGCTCCAACACCGCCGCCGACCACATCGAGGCCACCAGACTGGCCCTGGCCCAGTTGCCGAAACGGCTCCGGCGCGGCCGGCAGACGCTGATCCGTACCGACTCCGGCGGAGGCACCCACGAGTTCGTCGCCTGGCTCGCCCGGCGCGGAAGGTGGCTGTCGTACTCGGTCGGCATGACCATCACCGACGCCATCCACCAGGCCGTCCTGAAGGTCCCGGCCTCGGCCTGGACACCGGCCGTCGAACCCGACGGCGACATCCGCGACGGCGCCTGGGTTGCCGAACTCGGCGGCGACTGCCTGACCGGCTGGCCCAACGGGCTGCGGCTGATCGTGCGGAAGGAACGGCCGCACCCCGGTGCCCAGTTGCGCTTCACCGACGCCGACGGCATGCGGTTGACCTGCTTTGCCACCAACACAGCGGGCGAGGCGATCGCCGCCCTTGAACTGCGCCACCGCCAGCGTGCCCGTGCTGAGGACCGCATCCGCGCCGCCCGCGCCACCGGCCTGCGCAACCTTCCCCACCACGGCGCCGCACAGAACCAGATCTGGCTGGAGATCGTCCAGATCGCCCTGGACCTGCTGGCCTGGATGCCCCTGCTCGCTCTCACCGGCAAGGCCCGCCTGTGGGAGCCCCGCCGCCTTCGGCTTCGGCTGTTCTCCGCCGCCGCGCAGCTCATCACCACCGGCCGCCGCCGCTACCTCCGCCTGGCCAGGCACTGGCCCTGGGCCGACGTGATCAGCGATGCCCTGGACCGGCTCCGCGTCCTCCCGAACCCCGGCTGA
- a CDS encoding response regulator transcription factor: protein MDDEALVRQGIRLVLESDDEITVVAEATDGLQAIDTARTHQPDLAIVDIRMPAMDGLAAVREMVLLPQPPRVIMLTSYALDDYLFATLTAGADGFLVKDASPHDLLSAVKAVAGGHAIISPSMTRALIQRFTPHAAWPVPSAHDRLRALPEEQRTILALIAQGLSNAEIGACRGLTESQVKTQVSRILRLLRLTNRVQAAILAYSAGLSHQPSAD from the coding sequence GTGGACGACGAGGCGCTGGTGCGTCAGGGCATCCGTCTCGTGCTCGAATCGGATGACGAGATCACGGTAGTCGCGGAGGCCACCGACGGCTTGCAGGCCATCGACACTGCTCGCACGCACCAGCCGGACCTCGCCATCGTGGACATCCGCATGCCCGCCATGGACGGGCTCGCCGCAGTCCGTGAAATGGTGCTGCTTCCGCAGCCGCCGCGCGTGATCATGCTCACGTCCTATGCCCTGGACGACTACCTCTTCGCAACTCTCACAGCCGGGGCCGACGGCTTCCTGGTCAAGGACGCCTCGCCGCACGACCTGCTGAGCGCCGTCAAAGCCGTCGCGGGCGGCCACGCGATCATCTCCCCGTCGATGACCCGCGCGCTGATCCAGCGGTTCACCCCGCACGCCGCCTGGCCCGTCCCCAGCGCCCATGACCGCTTGCGTGCCCTCCCGGAGGAGCAGCGCACGATCCTCGCCCTGATCGCCCAGGGCTTGTCCAATGCCGAGATAGGCGCATGCCGGGGCCTGACCGAGTCCCAGGTCAAGACGCAGGTCAGCCGGATCCTGCGGCTGCTCCGCCTGACCAACCGGGTTCAGGCGGCGATCCTCGCCTACTCCGCGGGCCTGTCACACCAGCCCTCGGCAGATTAG